In one Actinomyces trachealis genomic region, the following are encoded:
- a CDS encoding glutamine amidotransferase-related protein, with the protein MPRVHRQGVLIDTAAAPAVHLNPASRPFLLVVCRYPGAIAEDELAMIRHSGKLSDGELVSLPLLDHSAPEPDDLDLSTYTGVLITGSPLSLTGHGSTTPDQERLTRRALSLCRRLVEEDVPTLGLCFGHQAIVLALGGSLRDDVGEELQAASLSLTEAGRHDPLTGGLPESFRAYVGHSESASSLPGDSVLLVGGERCPIQMARWGRHVYGTQFHPEITTAGMRLRIDAYGDTYYAADERAAVIERCDTADVTEANSLVARFMDLCRDGWPENWGHV; encoded by the coding sequence GTGCCCCGAGTGCACCGCCAAGGAGTCCTGATTGACACCGCCGCAGCCCCTGCCGTGCACCTGAACCCCGCCAGCCGTCCCTTCCTGCTGGTGGTGTGCCGCTACCCCGGCGCGATTGCCGAAGACGAACTGGCCATGATCCGCCACTCCGGCAAGCTGAGCGACGGCGAGTTGGTCAGCCTGCCACTCCTGGACCACAGCGCCCCCGAGCCTGATGACCTTGACCTAAGCACCTACACGGGCGTGCTCATCACCGGCTCCCCACTGAGCCTGACCGGGCACGGCAGCACCACGCCGGACCAAGAGCGGCTCACCCGCCGCGCCTTGAGCCTGTGTCGCAGGCTCGTAGAAGAGGACGTGCCCACGCTGGGCCTATGCTTTGGCCACCAGGCCATCGTGCTGGCGCTAGGTGGCAGCCTGCGTGACGACGTCGGGGAGGAGCTTCAGGCAGCAAGCCTGAGCCTCACGGAGGCGGGGCGCCACGACCCGCTCACAGGCGGACTACCAGAGTCCTTCCGCGCCTATGTCGGGCACTCTGAGTCCGCCTCCAGCCTGCCGGGTGACAGTGTCCTGCTGGTGGGCGGCGAACGCTGCCCGATCCAGATGGCCCGCTGGGGGCGGCACGTCTACGGTACACAGTTCCATCCCGAGATCACCACGGCAGGCATGCGTCTACGCATTGATGCCTATGGGGACACCTACTACGCAGCAGACGAGCGGGCCGCTGTGATTGAGCGTTGCGATACCGCCGACGTCACCGAGGCGAACAGCTTAGTGGCACGCTTTATGGACCTATGCCGGGACGGCTGGCCAGAGAACTGGGGACACGTATGA
- the recO gene encoding DNA repair protein RecO, protein MPLYRDEALVLRTYKLGEADRIIVLLTRTHGQVRAVAKGVRRTTSRFGARLEPFTMVDVQLHRGRSLDVVTQVETIAPFARAIASDYSAFTCASTMVETAESLTQDDADLDTADTPQQFLLLYGALHALARRRHAPGLVLDSYLLRALALAGWAPSCFDCARCGAPGPHRSFHVQAGGAVCAACRPAGSVDVEPESMILLGALLSGDWGVADASAPRARSQASSLVSAYLTWHLERRLRSLALVERS, encoded by the coding sequence ATTCCCCTCTACCGTGACGAGGCGCTGGTGCTGCGTACCTACAAGCTCGGTGAGGCTGACCGCATCATCGTGCTGCTGACCCGCACCCATGGGCAGGTCCGCGCCGTCGCTAAAGGCGTGCGTCGCACCACCTCTCGTTTCGGGGCGCGCCTGGAACCCTTCACCATGGTGGATGTGCAGCTCCACCGAGGCCGCAGCCTGGACGTGGTCACCCAGGTGGAGACCATCGCGCCCTTCGCCCGTGCCATCGCCTCCGACTACAGCGCCTTCACCTGCGCCTCCACCATGGTGGAGACCGCTGAGAGCCTCACCCAGGATGACGCTGACCTGGACACTGCCGACACCCCACAGCAGTTCCTCTTGCTTTATGGGGCCCTGCACGCCTTGGCTAGACGGCGTCACGCCCCGGGCCTGGTGCTGGACTCCTACCTGCTGCGTGCCCTAGCTCTGGCCGGTTGGGCGCCGTCCTGCTTTGACTGTGCCCGCTGTGGCGCCCCCGGACCCCACCGCAGTTTTCACGTGCAGGCCGGAGGGGCCGTGTGCGCCGCCTGCCGCCCGGCTGGCAGCGTGGACGTGGAGCCTGAGAGCATGATCCTGCTGGGAGCCCTGCTCTCCGGGGACTGGGGGGTGGCCGACGCCTCCGCCCCCCGCGCCCGCTCTCAGGCCTCTAGTCTGGTCTCCGCCTACCTAACTTGGCACCTGGAGCGCCGCCTGCGCTCCCTAGCCCTCGTCGAAAGGTCCTGA
- a CDS encoding isoprenyl transferase yields the protein MDSSSSAPVRPYQDPPQHPSGVHPPALDLATLPMHVAVVMDGNGRWANRRGLPRTEGHKVGEATLMDVAAGAVELGVKELSAYAFSTENWRRSPAEVRFIMGFTRTTLRRQRDQLNDWGVRVRWVGRTPRLWKSVLSELRAAEELTAGNTRMTLNMCINYGGRAEITDATRAIATDVAAGRLKASAVNESTIARYLYAPNMRDVDLFIRTGGEQRTSNFLMWESAYAELYFSDLAWPDFDRRELWKACAAYAGRERRFGTAVDQVAAPPSQPGGTPQASSPSLP from the coding sequence ATGGACTCATCCTCCAGCGCACCAGTGCGCCCTTACCAGGACCCGCCGCAGCACCCCTCCGGGGTGCACCCACCCGCCCTGGATCTGGCGACGCTGCCCATGCACGTAGCTGTGGTCATGGATGGCAACGGCCGTTGGGCTAACCGACGCGGGCTGCCTAGGACTGAGGGACACAAGGTGGGGGAGGCCACGCTCATGGATGTGGCTGCCGGAGCCGTAGAGCTTGGGGTCAAGGAACTGAGCGCATACGCCTTTTCGACGGAGAATTGGCGCCGCTCCCCAGCCGAGGTGCGTTTCATTATGGGCTTTACTCGGACCACCCTGCGCCGTCAACGCGACCAGCTCAACGACTGGGGTGTGCGCGTGCGCTGGGTAGGCCGCACACCCCGCTTGTGGAAATCCGTGCTCTCTGAGCTGCGCGCCGCCGAGGAACTCACGGCAGGAAACACCCGCATGACCCTGAACATGTGCATTAACTACGGCGGCCGGGCGGAGATCACCGACGCCACCCGCGCCATCGCCACCGACGTCGCCGCTGGGCGGCTGAAGGCTTCCGCCGTTAACGAGTCCACCATCGCCCGTTACCTCTACGCTCCCAACATGCGGGATGTGGATCTCTTCATCCGCACCGGTGGGGAGCAACGCACCAGCAACTTCCTCATGTGGGAGTCCGCCTACGCCGAGCTTTACTTCTCGGACCTGGCCTGGCCTGACTTTGACCGCCGCGAGTTGTGGAAGGCCTGCGCCGCCTACGCGGGCCGGGAGCGGCGCTTCGGTACCGCCGTCGATCAGGTAGCTGCCCCACCATCCCAGCCCGGGGGCACGCCGCAGGCCTCCAGCCCCAGCCTGCCCTGA
- a CDS encoding Fur family transcriptional regulator: MPHLHDQAIKAQETTSAQARPRTTRQRTAVADILSRTEEFRSAQQIHAALSDEGTKVGLATVYRTLASMAEAGEVDQVRNTGGETLYRRCEAATHHHHVVCRNCGHTVEVSGGALEAWIAGVSAETGYTRLEHTAEFFGLCPECTAKES, translated from the coding sequence ATGCCGCACTTGCACGACCAAGCCATCAAGGCCCAGGAAACCACGTCGGCCCAGGCGCGACCGCGCACCACCCGCCAGCGCACCGCCGTCGCCGATATTCTCTCCCGCACAGAGGAGTTCCGCTCAGCGCAACAGATCCACGCTGCGCTCTCAGATGAAGGCACCAAGGTGGGGCTTGCCACCGTCTACCGCACCCTGGCAAGTATGGCGGAGGCTGGCGAGGTGGACCAGGTGCGCAATACAGGCGGTGAGACCCTTTACCGGCGCTGCGAAGCTGCCACCCATCATCACCACGTGGTCTGCCGCAATTGCGGGCACACGGTTGAGGTCTCCGGCGGCGCCCTGGAGGCCTGGATCGCTGGGGTCAGTGCAGAAACCGGGTACACGAGGCTGGAGCACACTGCAGAATTCTTTGGCTTGTGCCCCGAGTGCACCGCCAAGGAGTCCTGA
- a CDS encoding metal ABC transporter permease, with the protein MSTSVAEMLSSPLMQRAFIVAILVGLTAPVVGTYLVQRGLALLGDGIGHIALTGVALGWLAGSAANISPRDALALPAAVVVSILGAVLIEAIRARGRTRGDVALAILFYGGIAGGVILIGFAGGTTTNLNSYLFGSISTVSTQDVVFTIGLAVAILLVGLGLRGPLFALSHDEEFARSIGLPTGALNVLVAVVAALTVSLSMRVVGALLVSAVMIVPVAIAQLVTHSFTWTMYLAMCIGVVVCVIGLAITYFVRASPGAMIVVLLVGGYASVALGTAAISAARGASRHRK; encoded by the coding sequence ATGAGTACCTCAGTTGCTGAGATGCTCTCCAGCCCACTCATGCAGCGCGCCTTCATTGTGGCGATCCTGGTAGGTCTGACCGCACCCGTCGTCGGCACCTACCTGGTGCAGCGCGGCCTGGCACTGCTAGGTGACGGCATCGGGCACATCGCCCTGACCGGTGTAGCCCTAGGCTGGTTGGCCGGATCAGCCGCCAACATCAGCCCACGCGATGCCTTGGCGCTGCCCGCCGCCGTGGTGGTCTCCATTTTGGGAGCGGTGCTGATTGAGGCGATCCGGGCGCGTGGCCGCACTCGCGGCGATGTGGCCCTGGCCATCCTCTTCTACGGCGGAATTGCTGGCGGCGTCATCCTCATAGGATTCGCAGGCGGCACCACCACCAACTTGAATTCATACCTGTTTGGTTCGATCTCCACCGTCTCTACCCAGGACGTGGTCTTCACGATTGGCTTGGCGGTAGCCATCCTGCTGGTGGGGCTGGGTCTACGAGGTCCTCTCTTCGCACTGTCACACGATGAGGAATTCGCGCGTTCAATCGGCCTGCCCACCGGGGCGCTCAACGTCCTGGTGGCGGTGGTGGCCGCGCTGACAGTCTCCCTATCTATGCGCGTGGTGGGCGCGCTGCTGGTCTCCGCCGTGATGATCGTGCCAGTGGCTATCGCCCAGCTGGTCACGCACTCCTTCACCTGGACCATGTACCTGGCTATGTGCATCGGTGTGGTCGTATGCGTCATTGGTCTGGCCATCACCTACTTTGTGCGGGCCTCGCCGGGCGCCATGATCGTGGTGCTGCTGGTCGGCGGCTACGCCTCGGTCGCACTTGGCACCGCCGCGATATCAGCGGCCCGTGGCGCCAGCAGACACAGGAAGTGA
- a CDS encoding YibE/F family protein gives MSTYEAPQQYDDPPPTRLGRRAAERASQAGGEHLEHTGHSHSHSGPLNLRHAERRRVRIILAAIVVPLVLATLIGLAVLWTGSRSLIGSQPFLAKDSSPATATITSLQVDDCKKSVVELGVRVNDALLADAVCARIDSGEGKGLDMPVHIPTESLGAAKVGAPIRIAYSPAALASGTPYVFVDYSRQTPVLALAVVYLLLVVAVAGRKGATSVLGLLLATGVLVGFMIPALLAARSPLAVTLVGSSAMMLLAVYVAHGVSVRTTTALLGTLAGVIVTVLLALWGVKAASLTGANDESALALSSLVEGLDLRALLTCGMVVAGLGVLNDVTITQASSVWELHAANPKLGWGRLFAGGMSIGRDHIASTVYTLAFAYAGTALPLILAAAVIDRAVVDTMMSGEIAEEIVRTLVSSIGLVLAIPATTAIAALLCRTAPVEEDESEYLGGDYDDQDEWDDEPDREEDALASASSIGPGSNHGKGRVLAPGQEWQEPEAGLERA, from the coding sequence GTGAGTACTTACGAGGCCCCACAGCAGTACGACGATCCACCCCCAACTCGACTCGGCAGGCGCGCCGCCGAACGCGCTTCCCAGGCTGGGGGAGAGCACTTGGAGCACACTGGGCACTCACACTCGCATTCAGGGCCCCTGAATCTGAGGCACGCCGAACGACGGCGGGTACGGATCATCCTAGCGGCCATCGTGGTGCCGCTGGTCCTGGCCACCCTGATTGGTCTGGCGGTGCTGTGGACAGGTAGCCGCTCGCTGATCGGCTCGCAGCCGTTCCTGGCCAAGGACTCCTCCCCAGCCACCGCCACCATCACCTCATTGCAGGTTGACGACTGCAAGAAGTCCGTGGTGGAGCTAGGTGTGCGCGTAAACGATGCGCTGCTGGCAGACGCCGTCTGCGCACGCATTGACTCTGGTGAAGGCAAAGGCCTAGACATGCCAGTCCATATCCCCACCGAATCCTTGGGGGCGGCAAAGGTCGGCGCCCCAATTCGCATTGCGTACTCACCAGCCGCACTGGCTTCGGGCACACCGTACGTATTTGTTGACTACTCCCGCCAGACCCCGGTGCTGGCTCTCGCAGTCGTCTACCTCCTGCTGGTGGTTGCGGTCGCGGGCCGAAAGGGCGCCACCTCAGTCCTGGGCCTCCTGCTCGCCACAGGTGTGCTCGTCGGCTTCATGATTCCCGCACTGCTGGCAGCCCGCTCACCACTGGCGGTCACGCTGGTGGGCTCCAGCGCCATGATGTTGCTGGCTGTCTACGTTGCTCACGGTGTCTCCGTGCGCACCACGACGGCGTTGCTAGGCACCCTCGCGGGCGTGATTGTCACTGTGCTGCTTGCTCTTTGGGGGGTGAAGGCAGCAAGCCTTACTGGCGCCAACGATGAGTCTGCGCTTGCTTTGAGCAGTCTGGTGGAGGGCCTGGACCTGCGCGCGCTGCTGACCTGCGGCATGGTGGTGGCTGGCTTGGGTGTTCTGAATGACGTCACCATTACTCAGGCCTCGTCAGTGTGGGAGTTGCATGCCGCCAACCCAAAGCTGGGATGGGGGCGGTTGTTTGCTGGCGGCATGAGTATTGGCCGAGACCACATCGCTTCCACCGTCTACACCCTGGCTTTTGCGTACGCGGGCACTGCCTTGCCGCTAATTCTGGCTGCCGCAGTTATAGACCGAGCTGTTGTGGACACCATGATGTCTGGAGAAATCGCGGAGGAGATCGTTCGCACCCTGGTCTCATCGATAGGCCTGGTGTTGGCTATTCCGGCGACGACGGCGATCGCTGCCTTGCTTTGCCGCACTGCGCCAGTGGAAGAGGACGAGTCCGAGTACCTTGGCGGTGACTACGACGATCAGGATGAGTGGGATGACGAGCCCGATCGCGAAGAGGACGCGCTTGCCAGCGCAAGCTCTATTGGGCCTGGTAGCAACCACGGTAAAGGCCGTGTGCTGGCGCCCGGGCAGGAGTGGCAGGAGCCGGAAGCTGGCCTGGAGCGGGCTTGA
- a CDS encoding metal ABC transporter ATP-binding protein: MTPANTTTPSGPRDRTASPAAPVQVDDASIVLGSTLILSNVNLRVDVKESVALLGANGSGKSTLVRACLGIVPLSAGQAQLFGINLKHHSQVPWERVGYVPQRIGATSGVPATALEVVRSGLLGPRRPLADRGRNATARAMEALNAVGLAHRAKDHVQVFSGGQAQRVLIARALVRKPELLLLDEPLAGIDQASRETLAESLGELRRQGLTLITVLHEMGELAEVVDRAVLLGEGRVLLDGPASEVVTTQHQRILSEALGGQHPHESPTPVPHHAPTLSTKTHKKEN, from the coding sequence ATGACCCCAGCAAACACGACGACGCCGTCTGGTCCCCGCGACCGGACGGCGTCGCCTGCTGCCCCAGTCCAAGTAGATGACGCCAGCATCGTCCTGGGCTCAACCCTGATCCTGTCCAATGTGAACCTGCGCGTTGACGTCAAGGAGTCAGTGGCACTTCTGGGCGCAAACGGCTCTGGTAAATCCACCCTGGTGCGCGCTTGCCTAGGCATCGTGCCCCTCAGCGCAGGCCAGGCCCAACTGTTCGGCATCAACCTGAAACACCACTCACAGGTTCCCTGGGAACGCGTCGGCTACGTGCCCCAGCGTATTGGCGCCACCTCCGGCGTCCCGGCAACCGCCTTGGAGGTAGTGCGCTCCGGGCTGCTCGGACCGCGCCGCCCCTTAGCCGACCGGGGCCGCAACGCCACCGCCCGCGCCATGGAAGCGCTCAATGCCGTCGGACTGGCCCACCGCGCCAAGGACCACGTGCAGGTCTTCTCCGGCGGACAGGCCCAACGCGTCCTAATCGCCCGCGCCCTAGTCCGCAAGCCCGAGCTGCTGCTTCTAGACGAGCCCCTGGCTGGCATTGACCAAGCCTCCCGCGAGACCCTCGCGGAGAGCCTCGGTGAGCTGCGCCGCCAAGGCCTGACGCTCATCACAGTCTTGCATGAGATGGGGGAACTCGCAGAGGTCGTGGACCGTGCCGTGCTGCTTGGCGAGGGCCGGGTGCTTCTCGACGGCCCCGCCAGCGAGGTGGTCACCACCCAGCACCAGCGGATCCTGTCTGAAGCCTTAGGTGGGCAACACCCCCATGAGAGCCCAACACCCGTGCCACACCACGCCCCAACCTTGTCCACCAAGACCCACAAGAAGGAGAACTGA
- a CDS encoding glycine--tRNA ligase codes for MAKTPSKLDSVINLAKRRGFVFPCGEIYGGTRSAWDYGPLGVELKENIKKQWWQHMVRSRDDVVGLDSSVILPREVWVASGHVGAFTDPLVESLHTHKRYRADQLIEEYAERKGLDPATVQLADVPDPVTGQPGSWTEPREFSGLLKTYLGPVDDEAGLHYLRPETAQGIFVNFANVMSAARKKPPFGIGQVGKSFRNEITPGNFIFRTREFEQMELEFFCEPGTDEEWHQYWIDYRKAWYVGLGIDPANLREYEHPAEKLSHYSKRTVDLEYRFGFQGSQWGELEGIANRTDFDLSTHAEHSGKDLSYFDQTKNERWVPYVIEPSAGLTRSLMAFLVEAYTEDEAPNTKGGTDTRVLLRLDPRLAPVKAAVLPLSRKEELTGPARELAARLRRSWNVEYDDAGAVGRRYRRQDEIGTPLCITYDFESPEDGAVTVRERDTMAQERIPLEGVERYLAERLIGC; via the coding sequence GTGGCAAAAACCCCCTCCAAGCTCGACAGCGTCATCAACCTCGCCAAGCGGCGCGGCTTCGTGTTTCCCTGCGGGGAGATCTACGGCGGCACCCGCTCCGCCTGGGACTACGGACCCCTGGGGGTGGAGCTTAAGGAGAACATCAAGAAGCAGTGGTGGCAGCACATGGTCCGCTCGCGCGACGATGTCGTGGGCCTGGACTCCTCCGTCATCCTGCCGCGTGAGGTGTGGGTGGCCTCCGGGCACGTGGGCGCCTTCACCGACCCGCTGGTGGAGTCCCTGCACACCCACAAGCGTTACCGCGCCGACCAGCTGATTGAGGAGTACGCGGAGCGCAAGGGCCTAGATCCCGCCACCGTGCAGCTTGCGGACGTACCGGACCCAGTCACCGGCCAGCCCGGCTCCTGGACCGAGCCACGCGAGTTCTCCGGCCTGCTCAAGACCTACCTGGGCCCCGTGGATGACGAGGCCGGCCTGCACTACCTGCGCCCCGAGACCGCCCAGGGCATCTTCGTGAACTTCGCCAACGTCATGAGCGCGGCCCGTAAGAAGCCGCCTTTCGGCATCGGGCAGGTCGGCAAGTCCTTCCGTAACGAGATCACTCCCGGTAACTTCATCTTCCGCACCCGCGAGTTCGAGCAGATGGAACTGGAGTTCTTCTGCGAGCCTGGCACCGACGAGGAGTGGCACCAGTACTGGATCGACTACCGCAAGGCCTGGTACGTGGGCCTGGGCATCGACCCCGCCAACCTGCGCGAGTACGAGCACCCCGCCGAGAAGCTCTCCCACTACTCCAAACGCACCGTGGACCTAGAGTACCGCTTCGGCTTCCAGGGCTCTCAGTGGGGCGAGCTGGAGGGCATTGCCAACCGCACAGACTTTGACCTGTCCACCCACGCGGAGCACTCCGGCAAGGACCTGTCCTACTTCGACCAGACCAAGAACGAGCGCTGGGTGCCTTACGTGATCGAGCCTTCCGCCGGTTTGACCCGCTCCCTCATGGCCTTCCTGGTGGAGGCCTATACGGAGGATGAGGCCCCCAACACCAAGGGCGGCACAGACACCCGCGTGCTGCTACGCCTGGACCCTCGTTTGGCCCCCGTCAAGGCTGCGGTCTTGCCGCTGAGCCGCAAGGAGGAACTCACCGGTCCTGCCCGCGAGCTCGCCGCCCGCCTGCGCCGCAGCTGGAACGTGGAGTATGACGACGCCGGCGCGGTGGGCCGCCGCTACCGTCGGCAGGACGAGATCGGCACGCCCCTGTGCATCACCTATGACTTCGAGTCGCCGGAGGATGGGGCCGTCACCGTGCGCGAGCGCGACACGATGGCTCAGGAGCGCATCCCGCTGGAGGGCGTGGAGCGCTACCTTGCGGAGCGCCTGATCGGCTGCTGA
- a CDS encoding carboxylate-amine ligase, producing the protein MRLDFAASARASVGVEWELQLVSPTTSELLPVAPIVLQKLERRRGTGGLIHPEMHQCMLELVSRPHHRVGECLVDLADGLKLLAPVLAEQGAEATSAGVHPFAVPMEQTVTESERYQELVERTQGWGRQMLIFGTHVHVGIDNATRVVPVLNHLCTYIGHLQALAAASPFWAGRDTGYADNRAMMFQQLPTAGLPEPLRSWRELEQMMADLVQAGALREINELRWDVRPAPRLGTIEVRACDASSNLLEVGAVAALTHCLVEEALRLLDAGEPLRSFPRWLLAANKWRSARFGLDAVLVEQRDAEPVPVRESLAQLVRRLEPVAAALGCLEELSGVLEVLRLGSGTERQRAVAAAAGVGPTVVQHLLAETRAGHPLPAGA; encoded by the coding sequence ATGAGGCTGGACTTCGCCGCCTCCGCACGGGCGAGCGTCGGGGTGGAGTGGGAGTTGCAGCTGGTCTCACCAACTACTAGCGAGCTGCTCCCGGTGGCTCCGATCGTGCTGCAAAAACTAGAGCGGCGCAGGGGCACAGGGGGACTGATTCACCCAGAGATGCACCAGTGCATGCTGGAGCTGGTCTCTCGGCCCCATCACCGAGTAGGTGAGTGCCTGGTTGATCTAGCTGACGGCCTAAAGCTGCTGGCACCGGTGCTGGCTGAGCAGGGTGCGGAGGCAACCAGCGCGGGTGTGCATCCTTTTGCGGTCCCCATGGAGCAGACGGTTACTGAGAGCGAGCGCTACCAGGAGCTGGTTGAGCGGACCCAGGGTTGGGGACGACAGATGCTGATCTTTGGCACGCACGTGCATGTGGGGATTGATAACGCCACCCGCGTCGTGCCGGTGCTCAACCACCTGTGCACCTACATCGGGCACCTACAGGCTTTGGCCGCCGCCTCACCCTTCTGGGCGGGGCGGGACACAGGTTATGCGGACAACCGGGCCATGATGTTCCAGCAGCTGCCCACCGCTGGCCTGCCAGAGCCTCTGCGCTCCTGGAGGGAGCTTGAGCAGATGATGGCTGATCTGGTGCAGGCCGGGGCGCTGCGTGAGATCAACGAGCTGCGCTGGGATGTGCGTCCCGCCCCCCGCCTGGGCACCATCGAGGTGCGGGCCTGTGACGCCTCCTCCAACCTGCTGGAGGTGGGGGCGGTGGCAGCGCTGACCCACTGCCTGGTGGAGGAGGCGCTGCGCCTACTGGACGCTGGCGAGCCTCTGCGCAGCTTCCCGCGCTGGCTACTGGCCGCGAACAAGTGGCGCTCGGCCCGCTTCGGGCTGGACGCCGTGCTGGTGGAACAACGGGACGCGGAGCCGGTACCGGTACGGGAGTCCTTGGCACAGCTGGTACGCCGTCTAGAACCAGTGGCGGCTGCGCTGGGCTGCCTGGAGGAACTAAGCGGCGTCCTGGAGGTGCTGCGACTGGGCTCGGGCACGGAGCGCCAGCGGGCGGTGGCCGCAGCCGCCGGGGTCGGACCGACCGTGGTCCAGCACCTGCTCGCGGAGACCCGGGCCGGACACCCGCTGCCTGCGGGCGCCTGA
- a CDS encoding metal ABC transporter substrate-binding protein, producing the protein MNLSRLHRSLAVTAVLALVGSLAACGTSNSGTSTADGGLNVSVSFYPIQYLVESIGGSHVKVTSATPANTEPHDYELSPNDIAALGKADIITYVKGFQPSLDDAVQKVSGPTVLDLSGDVELVHHEGVGGHHHHEHEHEHEAEASAEATEAEHHHEHEHEHEEAGQATDPHFWLDPQRMVSAAKAIEASLAKADPTNAADYKANLKTLTDKLTAIDTSYSTSLSTCERKTIVTSHNAFGYLADRYGLSVTSITGVDPESEPSLADLANVKKVVQETGTTTIFTEELLSPKSAELVAKETGATTAVLSPMESKPEAGDYAASMDANLSALKTALSCK; encoded by the coding sequence ATGAATTTGTCTCGTCTACACCGTTCCCTCGCCGTCACCGCCGTCCTCGCCCTGGTCGGCTCGCTCGCCGCTTGCGGCACCTCCAACTCCGGCACTTCCACTGCCGACGGCGGCCTGAACGTCTCTGTCTCTTTCTACCCGATCCAGTACCTGGTCGAGTCCATTGGCGGCTCCCACGTGAAGGTTACCTCCGCCACGCCCGCAAACACCGAGCCCCACGACTACGAGCTCTCCCCCAACGACATCGCCGCCCTGGGCAAGGCTGACATCATCACCTACGTCAAGGGCTTCCAGCCCTCACTGGACGACGCCGTGCAGAAGGTCTCCGGACCCACTGTGCTAGACCTCTCGGGCGACGTCGAGTTGGTACACCACGAGGGCGTTGGCGGACACCACCATCACGAGCACGAGCATGAGCATGAGGCCGAAGCCAGCGCGGAAGCCACCGAAGCTGAGCATCACCACGAGCACGAGCACGAGCATGAGGAGGCTGGTCAGGCCACTGACCCACACTTCTGGCTGGACCCGCAGCGCATGGTATCCGCCGCCAAAGCCATTGAGGCTTCCTTGGCAAAGGCCGACCCAACCAACGCCGCCGACTACAAGGCCAACCTCAAAACCCTCACGGACAAACTCACCGCCATCGACACGAGCTACTCCACCAGCCTGAGCACCTGCGAACGCAAGACCATCGTGACCTCCCACAACGCCTTCGGTTACCTGGCTGACCGCTACGGGCTCTCGGTCACCTCCATCACCGGCGTCGACCCCGAGTCCGAGCCGAGCCTTGCTGACCTAGCCAACGTGAAGAAAGTCGTCCAGGAGACTGGCACCACCACGATCTTCACTGAGGAACTCCTCAGCCCCAAGAGCGCTGAACTCGTCGCAAAAGAGACCGGCGCCACCACCGCCGTCCTTTCCCCCATGGAGTCCAAACCCGAGGCTGGCGACTACGCTGCCAGCATGGACGCAAACCTTTCCGCTCTCAAGACCGCTCTGTCCTGCAAGTGA